The Reichenbachiella carrageenanivorans region ACGATCAAATATTATCCTACACAAGATAATTTAGATTTAGATTCAGATGAGCCAATTTCTACATTAGGTGGAGCTCAAAGCAACAGGCTGGGTTGGGTGTTGGCCAGTTTCAACAACGAAGATCATATGGAGCGCAACAGGGTCTTTGGCAATTTCAATGCAGACTATGAAATAGTCAAAGGGCTTACCGTATCGAGTAGATTAGGGATTACGGCTAGCAATGACTACAGAAAAAGATTTGTGCCATATCAGGAGGTATACGACAGGATTTCAGGAGATCTTATTTCGGACCCTTCTAATAGTAGCGTAGAGATGCTGACGGCTAATCAAAGTTCTATGAGTTGGGATGTGAGAGCACATTACAACAAGACGTTCAACAAGAAGCATAACCTATCTCTGACAGCAGTTTACTCAGTAGAGGATTATCAAAATGAGTTTTATAATGCGAAGAAGCTAGGCGTACTAGACAATAGCATCAAAGTACTCAGCGGTGCTGCCGAAAGCCCATCTGCGAATTCGGACAACAACTATGTGCGCAGACTAATCGGTATGATGGGACGTGTACAGTACAACTATAAAAGCAAATACATGATAAGTGCCAGTGTCAGAAGAGACGGATCTTCTCAGTTTTCTTCAGAAAACAGATGGGGCGTATTCCCTTCTGTATCTGCGGGTTGGAACGTGGCAGAAGAAGGTTTTTGGACGCCTTTGGTCAATACAGTAAATGGATTTAAACTAAGAGCCAGTTATGGTACTGTGGGTAACGAAAGATTCGATCCATATTCTTACTCGGCGAGTATTACCAGAAGCGTGGATTATGCTTTCAACTCAGGCAGTGGAGAGACACTAGCCAATGGGTCTACTCAGACAAGCTATGCTAACGCATTGGTGAAATGGGAAATTTCTAAGCAGGCCAATTTTGGTGCTGATTTTGGTTTTTTTGGTAATCGCTTGACCTTGTCGGCCGACTATTACAATACATCTAAAGAAGACATGCTATTCCCGATTGTACTACCAGGATCTGCTGGAGGTGGAGCCAATTCTTCAGTAGTACTCAATGTGGGTAACATGACAAACCAAGGAATGGAGTTTGCGCTGGGTTATCAGGGTATTACTGCTGGAGTCAAATGGGGCATCAACGGTACATTTGCTACCAATCAGAATGAAATTACTAAGATCAATGGAGAGGGTGGTTTTGTCTTTACCAATGATTTCGGTTTGATATCAGGTGCCAAGGATCAATCGCAGGTCACTGTACTTAGCGAAGGGTATGAGGCTGGAGCCTTCTTTATCTTCGAAACCAACGGCATCGCAGATACCAATGAAAAATTGGCCGCCTATCAGCAGATCAATCCAAACGCCAGAATGGGCGACTTGATCTATGTAGATAGTGACGGAGATGGAGCAATTTCACAATCAGACAGAGTATACAAAGGCAGTGGATTGCCTGAGTATGAGATCGGAGCCAATTTCAATGCAGGTTTCAAGCAATTCGATTTCTCTATGCAATGGTACGCTGCGCTAGGCCACGAAGTGATGAATGGCGCAAAAGCTACGGCTTATGCCTATGGTAGACACAAAGACTTAGTATCTGCTTGGTCAGAGGCTAATCCTGTGACCTCGATTCCAGCTTATCGTGGAGATTTGAAACAGCACGATAACTATAAAGGGTACACAGATCTATGGCTAGAAGACGGTTCTTATATTCGTCTGAAAACCATTACGCTCGGTTATTCTCTTCCTGCTGGTGTGTTAGAAAAAGTAGGCGTGAGCAAATTTAGAGTGTATGCTTCAGCGCAAAATTTATTCACATTCACCAAGTACACAGGGTACGATCCCGAAATCGGAGGGGGTATACAATCCAGAGGTCTGGACAAAGGCAACTACCCGATGACTGCCCTTTATCTACTTGGTGTAAATCTTAACTTTTAATAAGCAGAGATATGAAACGAAATATAAAATACTTATTCCTAGTGCTGTTGATAGGCATTATGCCGTCATGTAAGGAGGAATTTCTTGAGGAGACTAACCCTAATGAGACCGCTACAGATAATTACTGGTCTGATCTAAATGATACCAATGCGGGACTTAATGCAGCATATTCTTCATTGCTCAATCATTTTGTATTGAGTATCACAGAAGAAGCCTGGAAATCAGACATGGGATGGCCAGGATATGGTAGACCTACTCCTACAGCTACTGCTGAAGGCGTGTCGTGGTACTACAAGACCTATACAGATGGCACCAATTCGATCAGACAGAAATGGGAAGGTTGCTATTTAGGGATTTTTAGGGCCAATCAAGTCATCGAGGCACTCGACAATCTCGAAGGGACAGTCAATGAAGAAGAGTGGAAGATTCAAATGGGTCAAGCCCGATTTTTGAGAGGTCTGTTGCATTTTTACTTGTATTCTACTTATAACAAAGGCGAGATCATCATCAGAGATTTTGTGCCTCGTTCACAAGAAGACTTCAACAAAGGATTGTCTCCAGCGGCAGAAGTGCTTACGTTTTTTAGAGCAGATTTAGATTTTGCTTATAAAAATTTGCCCGCCAAGTATGAAGAAAATGTGAAGACTGGACGGGCTACAGCTGGCGCAGCCGCTACCGTTTTGGGTACTAGCTATCTACACGAGGGAGAAATAGACTTGGCGATCCCACTATTCGAAGATGTGATTAACAACCCTGAATACGGTTATAAGTTGGTAACGGACTTGGATTTACTATTCACCACCGCAGGTGAGTTCAACGATGAATCTATTTTCGAAATCGTATACAATGAAGAGTTGAGATCTGATTTGGGACAATGGGACGAGCAGAGTTTGTCTAACAGGATGGTCAACAACTCAGTGGCCTCTACAGGTTTTTTCACACCTGCATGGTTGGCTAGCAAGTATAAGAACGAGCCAATGGATCCACTGGATGATAGAAACTACTATATAGACCCTATCGCGGGCAAAGTGCAAAGAAACGTGCCATTGAGAGCCTCAGCGATGGTGGCTTTGATCGAAGACGAGCAGACCCTTTACTACCTGACGGATAATGTGAGCACGAATATGAAAAACTCGGCTACTGGGTGGGGATTCGCTTTGTATAAAAAGTATAGCAATCATGACTATTTGGAAGATGAAAATGATTTGCCTCGTGGCAGTTGGAATTCAGGTAAGAACGTGACCGTAAACAGATTGGCAGATGTGTACCTGATGCTTGCGGAGTGTTATATCAGCAAAGGGCAAATTGCAGAAGCACTTGCACTAATCAACGATATTCGAGCCAGATGGGGATTGATATTGTTAGGGCCTAGTGGAGGGTCTACTACTCGTACTTACGACAATGTAGTCTATACAGAGGCCACTTTGATGGATCACCTGATGTATGTAGAGAAACCTCTGGAGATGTCAGTAGAAGGGCATGCCACGCGATGGATAGACTTGCGTAGATGGGGCAAGATTGGTGAGAATTTCGAAAAACTATCGAAGGAAACCTACTATCTGGTGGATTATACACATTCTAAAATGGACGGTACCACGGCTACACGATTCAAGTCATCATTGGTGCTTAATCCAGGGGCTTTGGCATCAATCACGGTAGACTATGAATATGATCTGACTGCAGCAAACTACAACCCAGAGCTGCATGATTATCTGCCAATTCCATCCAGCGAAGTGGTGAGCAACCCAAATATTAAGTAATGACAACCCTAAATATCATGATTATGAAAAATAGAGGAATAATATTAGCTCTTTTTGCGCTAACCTTCATATTAGGGTGTGCAGAGGACGAGTATGTAGCACCTACCAAAGTGGTAGATGTGTCTTGGTATACCAGTATACACCCGGGT contains the following coding sequences:
- a CDS encoding SusC/RagA family TonB-linked outer membrane protein, yielding MKIKYLPDYKRVLYPAFLVLMMIVAMGSEAIAQDNIVKGKVTDATDGSELPGVNVLVNGTSKGTVTDINGNFSISAGKGETLRFSFIGMKPVDVAVTGSVVDVQLNPDYTELEEVVVVGYGSQKKIEVTGAVAQLKSEDITRFVTSDVGAALQGQIAGVNVVSSGSPGASAEIQIRGVSSIAGASTPLYVVDGVPQEGDPRLSPNEIQTIDVLKDAASAAIYGTRGSSGVILITTKQGTKGTMRVSLDGSYGVQDITSGTPLMNAQEQTYFDIVKQRNISGTPDNQIVLELAKSPENFQNDTDLGELVFIDKAAVQNYSANISGGSGDVAYNVTLGYYNKEGVVVNSDFERLNTRINTTYKNGKWKLFSSVGMSLEETSYSPGGIITQTIKYYPTQDNLDLDSDEPISTLGGAQSNRLGWVLASFNNEDHMERNRVFGNFNADYEIVKGLTVSSRLGITASNDYRKRFVPYQEVYDRISGDLISDPSNSSVEMLTANQSSMSWDVRAHYNKTFNKKHNLSLTAVYSVEDYQNEFYNAKKLGVLDNSIKVLSGAAESPSANSDNNYVRRLIGMMGRVQYNYKSKYMISASVRRDGSSQFSSENRWGVFPSVSAGWNVAEEGFWTPLVNTVNGFKLRASYGTVGNERFDPYSYSASITRSVDYAFNSGSGETLANGSTQTSYANALVKWEISKQANFGADFGFFGNRLTLSADYYNTSKEDMLFPIVLPGSAGGGANSSVVLNVGNMTNQGMEFALGYQGITAGVKWGINGTFATNQNEITKINGEGGFVFTNDFGLISGAKDQSQVTVLSEGYEAGAFFIFETNGIADTNEKLAAYQQINPNARMGDLIYVDSDGDGAISQSDRVYKGSGLPEYEIGANFNAGFKQFDFSMQWYAALGHEVMNGAKATAYAYGRHKDLVSAWSEANPVTSIPAYRGDLKQHDNYKGYTDLWLEDGSYIRLKTITLGYSLPAGVLEKVGVSKFRVYASAQNLFTFTKYTGYDPEIGGGIQSRGLDKGNYPMTALYLLGVNLNF
- a CDS encoding RagB/SusD family nutrient uptake outer membrane protein, producing MKRNIKYLFLVLLIGIMPSCKEEFLEETNPNETATDNYWSDLNDTNAGLNAAYSSLLNHFVLSITEEAWKSDMGWPGYGRPTPTATAEGVSWYYKTYTDGTNSIRQKWEGCYLGIFRANQVIEALDNLEGTVNEEEWKIQMGQARFLRGLLHFYLYSTYNKGEIIIRDFVPRSQEDFNKGLSPAAEVLTFFRADLDFAYKNLPAKYEENVKTGRATAGAAATVLGTSYLHEGEIDLAIPLFEDVINNPEYGYKLVTDLDLLFTTAGEFNDESIFEIVYNEELRSDLGQWDEQSLSNRMVNNSVASTGFFTPAWLASKYKNEPMDPLDDRNYYIDPIAGKVQRNVPLRASAMVALIEDEQTLYYLTDNVSTNMKNSATGWGFALYKKYSNHDYLEDENDLPRGSWNSGKNVTVNRLADVYLMLAECYISKGQIAEALALINDIRARWGLILLGPSGGSTTRTYDNVVYTEATLMDHLMYVEKPLEMSVEGHATRWIDLRRWGKIGENFEKLSKETYYLVDYTHSKMDGTTATRFKSSLVLNPGALASITVDYEYDLTAANYNPELHDYLPIPSSEVVSNPNIK